A stretch of the Desulfatibacillum aliphaticivorans DSM 15576 genome encodes the following:
- a CDS encoding LapA family protein — protein MKVIKGGLAGVIVALCIMVIYQNAEFLKTTYSLGVDFKLSDAWVFHTPELPNGVFLLITLFVGVIVGYGVTLPGWMRNKKLIRQSGEEVRALRSQVEKLKNRPAPSFSLDSEAESAADESTAPADASAEEKDNQEAATQ, from the coding sequence ATGAAGGTTATTAAGGGAGGCCTTGCCGGAGTTATTGTCGCCTTGTGCATCATGGTGATCTACCAAAACGCGGAGTTTTTAAAAACCACCTATTCCTTGGGCGTGGACTTCAAACTTTCCGATGCTTGGGTGTTTCATACTCCTGAGCTGCCCAACGGCGTTTTCCTGCTGATCACTCTGTTTGTCGGCGTGATCGTGGGATACGGCGTCACCCTGCCCGGATGGATGCGCAACAAAAAACTCATCCGCCAGAGCGGTGAGGAAGTTCGCGCCTTGCGCTCTCAGGTTGAAAAGCTGAAAAACAGGCCGGCCCCCAGCTTCTCCCTGGATTCGGAGGCAGAAAGCGCGGCTGATGAAAGCACAGCGCCCGCCGATGCCTCAGCAGAGGAAAAGGACAACCAGGAAGCAGCCACTCAGTAA